One genomic segment of Mycolicibacterium gilvum includes these proteins:
- a CDS encoding DUF2470 domain-containing protein, translated as MASPAPTAAPTTAERIRSACVRPGGAMIAVEGLDPSTTSVHHLLGDGSVAITVPVDGPLAASVVSAGNAGIQAVLEMTDYAPLPLREPVRSLVWIQGVLRDVPTAEVPALLDLIAAADPNPALLQVNPGPEETPHALMRLEIESVVVADSTGAESVALGELLGARPDPFCAMESCWLQHMESAHRDVVDRLAARLPASLRQGRVRPLALDRYGVQLRVEGADGDHDVRLPFGKPVDDVTSLSRAIRVLMGCPFLNGLRARGV; from the coding sequence ATGGCATCTCCGGCACCGACTGCGGCTCCCACGACGGCCGAGCGCATCCGTAGCGCGTGCGTGCGCCCCGGAGGCGCGATGATCGCGGTCGAGGGTCTCGATCCCTCGACGACCTCCGTCCACCATCTGCTCGGCGACGGTTCGGTCGCGATCACCGTGCCCGTCGACGGTCCACTGGCGGCCTCGGTCGTCTCCGCGGGCAATGCCGGAATCCAGGCCGTCCTGGAGATGACCGACTACGCACCGCTGCCTCTGCGCGAACCCGTGCGCTCGCTGGTCTGGATCCAGGGCGTGCTGCGCGACGTCCCGACCGCGGAGGTGCCCGCCCTGCTCGACCTGATCGCCGCGGCGGACCCGAATCCTGCTCTGCTGCAAGTCAACCCCGGCCCGGAGGAAACCCCCCACGCCCTGATGCGTCTGGAGATCGAGTCGGTGGTCGTCGCCGACTCCACCGGCGCGGAGTCCGTCGCGCTCGGCGAACTGCTCGGCGCCCGCCCGGATCCGTTCTGCGCCATGGAATCCTGCTGGCTGCAGCACATGGAGTCCGCCCATCGCGACGTCGTCGACCGGCTCGCCGCACGACTGCCCGCATCGCTGCGGCAGGGACGGGTGCGCCCCCTGGCGCTGGACCGCTACGGCGTACAGCTGCGGGTGGAGGGCGCCGACGGCGACCACGACGTGCGGTTGCCGTTCGGCAAGCCCGTCGACGACGTGACGAGCCTGAGCAGGGCCATCCGGGTGCTGATGGGCTGCCCGTTCCTCAACGGCCTGCGCGCGCGGGGCGTCTAG
- a CDS encoding CPBP family intramembrane glutamic endopeptidase yields the protein MTAVNATVHRHDDDDLTEAQRRALRLEIAVVLAVTFGLSAYTALLSLTEGVLLGLADRTVALNPSRSPFDLIDLGRNLASLLQLVAWGALAIYLLWRSGDGPARIGLARIRWRQDILGGVGLAMLIGIPGLALYQLARLIGANASVEPAELNDTWWRIPVLLLLAFGNGWAEEIVVVGFLLTRLRQLKVNPWTALVISSLLRGVYHLYQGFGAGLGNIAMGLVFGYVWQRTGRLWPLIVAHTLIDVVAFVGYSLLAGRLGWLL from the coding sequence GTGACTGCGGTGAACGCGACCGTGCACAGACACGACGACGACGACCTGACCGAGGCGCAACGCCGCGCGCTTCGCCTCGAGATCGCCGTCGTCCTGGCGGTCACCTTCGGCCTGAGCGCCTACACCGCGCTGCTGAGCCTGACCGAGGGCGTGCTGCTCGGCCTGGCCGATCGGACCGTCGCGCTCAACCCGAGCCGCTCCCCGTTCGACCTGATCGACCTGGGCCGCAACCTTGCGAGCCTGCTCCAACTGGTGGCCTGGGGTGCGCTGGCGATCTACCTGCTGTGGCGCAGCGGGGACGGGCCAGCGCGCATCGGGCTGGCCCGGATCCGGTGGCGCCAGGACATCCTCGGCGGCGTCGGGCTCGCGATGCTGATCGGCATTCCCGGGCTGGCGCTCTATCAACTGGCCCGGCTCATCGGCGCGAACGCGTCCGTCGAACCCGCCGAACTGAACGACACCTGGTGGCGCATCCCGGTCCTGCTCCTGCTCGCATTCGGCAACGGGTGGGCCGAAGAGATCGTCGTCGTCGGGTTCCTGCTCACCCGGCTGCGCCAGCTCAAGGTCAATCCCTGGACGGCCCTGGTGATCTCGTCGCTGCTGCGTGGTGTCTACCACCTGTACCAGGGCTTCGGCGCGGGGCTGGGCAACATCGCGATGGGGCTGGTGTTCGGCTACGTCTGGCAGCGCACCGGCAGGCTGTGGCCGCTCATCGTCGCCCACACGCTGATCGACGTCGTGGCCTTCGTGGGGTACTCGCTGCTGGCAGGTCGGCTCGGTTGGCTGCTCTAG
- a CDS encoding LCP family protein, which produces MTHERPPFPERREPPQVIRRDPNRRPPWPPNPPTPARRPIPPPHRARAVPPPPPPRRPPPPRPPAPRPPPPRPPAPRPPAPVAAAPRKPRRVRRWFRIALACLLLIAVAGVAVGAWIDSSLSRLPALADYAGRPPAGAGTTWLLVGSDGREGLTPEQQAELTTGGDLGASRTDTILLVHLPGIGSSTPATMVSIPRDSYVPIPEYGSDKINAAFSLGGPPLLAQTVEQATGLRIDHYAEVGFGGFAGMVDAVGGVTVCPAEPINDPLAGIDLPAGCQELDGRNALGYVRSRATARADLDRMANQRQFMSALIERASSPAVLLNPLRWYPLASAAADTVAVDDGDHVWDLARLGWALRGDVTTVTVPIGEFTENSAGSIVVWDSETAQRLFAALASDSPVPADVLEAGNR; this is translated from the coding sequence GTGACCCACGAGCGGCCGCCGTTCCCGGAGCGACGCGAGCCGCCCCAGGTGATCCGGCGCGACCCGAACCGGCGCCCCCCGTGGCCGCCGAATCCGCCCACTCCGGCGCGCAGACCGATTCCGCCGCCGCACCGGGCGCGCGCCGTCCCGCCACCTCCCCCACCGCGCCGGCCCCCTCCACCCCGTCCGCCGGCACCCCGGCCCCCTCCACCCCGACCGCCCGCACCCCGACCGCCCGCACCGGTCGCCGCCGCCCCCCGCAAGCCACGTCGTGTCCGGCGGTGGTTCCGGATCGCGCTGGCGTGTCTGCTGCTGATCGCCGTCGCCGGGGTGGCCGTCGGCGCGTGGATCGACTCGTCGCTGTCGCGGCTTCCCGCGCTCGCCGACTACGCCGGCCGCCCGCCCGCGGGCGCGGGCACGACCTGGCTGCTGGTCGGCTCCGACGGCCGGGAGGGACTGACGCCCGAACAGCAGGCCGAACTGACCACCGGCGGCGATCTCGGCGCCAGCCGCACCGACACGATCCTGCTCGTCCATCTGCCGGGCATCGGATCGAGCACGCCGGCGACCATGGTGTCGATACCGCGCGACTCCTACGTCCCCATCCCCGAGTACGGCAGCGACAAGATCAACGCCGCGTTCTCCCTCGGGGGACCGCCGCTGCTGGCCCAGACCGTGGAGCAGGCCACCGGGCTCCGCATCGATCACTACGCCGAGGTCGGTTTCGGCGGATTCGCCGGCATGGTCGACGCGGTCGGCGGCGTCACGGTCTGCCCGGCCGAACCGATCAACGATCCCCTCGCGGGCATCGACCTGCCCGCCGGCTGTCAGGAACTCGACGGCCGCAACGCGCTGGGCTACGTCCGGTCCCGCGCGACCGCGCGCGCGGACCTCGACCGGATGGCCAACCAGCGGCAGTTCATGTCCGCGCTCATCGAACGGGCGTCCAGCCCGGCGGTGCTGCTCAACCCGCTGCGCTGGTATCCGCTCGCCTCCGCGGCCGCCGACACCGTGGCCGTCGACGACGGCGACCACGTCTGGGACCTCGCCCGGCTGGGCTGGGCGCTGCGCGGCGACGTCACCACCGTCACCGTGCCGATCGGGGAGTTCACCGAAAACAGCGCCGGCTCGATCGTGGTCTGGGACAGCGAAACCGCGCAGCGGTTGTTCGCGGCGCTGGCCTCGGACTCCCCTGTACCCGCCGATGTCCTGGAAGCCGGCAATAGGTAG
- a CDS encoding ferritin, whose product MTATPFSTYSDSLDTKFHSLLNDQVRSELGASQQYLAIAVYFDGADLPQLATLFYRQSVEERNHAMMLVRYLLDRDVHAEIPAIDPVRNTFDTARDALGLALDLERSVTEQISRLAATARDEGDYLGEQFMQWFLKEQVEEVATMTTLVRIAERAGADLFHLEDFVAREISASAADPAAPAAAGGTL is encoded by the coding sequence ATGACCGCGACGCCGTTCTCCACGTACTCCGACAGCCTGGACACCAAGTTTCACAGCCTGCTCAACGACCAGGTCCGTAGCGAACTCGGAGCCTCGCAGCAGTACCTCGCCATCGCGGTGTACTTCGACGGCGCCGACCTTCCGCAGCTGGCCACGCTCTTCTACCGCCAGTCGGTCGAAGAGCGCAATCACGCGATGATGCTCGTGCGCTACCTGCTCGACCGCGACGTCCACGCCGAGATCCCCGCGATCGACCCCGTGCGCAATACCTTCGACACCGCGCGCGACGCCCTCGGCCTGGCCCTGGACCTGGAGCGTTCCGTCACCGAGCAGATCAGCCGGCTCGCGGCCACCGCCCGCGACGAGGGCGACTATCTCGGCGAGCAGTTCATGCAGTGGTTCCTCAAGGAGCAGGTCGAGGAGGTCGCCACGATGACGACGCTGGTGCGTATCGCCGAGCGCGCCGGGGCGGACCTCTTCCACCTGGAAGATTTCGTCGCGCGGGAGATCTCGGCATCCGCGGCGGATCCGGCGGCTCCCGCGGCCGCGGGCGGGACTCTCTAG
- a CDS encoding glycerophosphodiester phosphodiesterase encodes MSSGATLGGHPFVVAHRGASADRPEHTLAAYQLALEEGADAVECDVRLTRDGHLVCVHDRRLDRTSSGTGLVSDMTLAQLRELDFGAWHPSRRDDVSGGDTGLLTLDDLVSLVMDWNRPVKMFIETKHPVRYGGLVESKVLALLHRYGIASPASADMARAVVMSFSAGAVWRIRRAAPMLPTVLLGETSRYLGGGAATTVGATAVGPSIATLREHPELVDRAAAQGRALYCWTVDHYEDVQYCADLGVAWIATNHPGRTKAWLQNGLTGAGRD; translated from the coding sequence ATGAGCTCCGGCGCGACGTTGGGTGGCCATCCCTTCGTGGTCGCCCACCGGGGTGCCTCCGCCGATCGGCCGGAGCACACCCTCGCGGCCTACCAGCTCGCCCTCGAGGAAGGCGCCGACGCCGTCGAGTGCGATGTGCGGCTGACCAGAGACGGTCATCTCGTCTGCGTCCACGACCGACGGCTCGACCGGACGTCGTCGGGAACCGGGCTGGTCAGCGACATGACGTTGGCGCAGCTTCGTGAGCTCGACTTCGGCGCCTGGCATCCGAGCCGGCGTGACGACGTCAGCGGGGGCGACACCGGGCTGCTCACCCTCGACGACCTCGTCTCGCTGGTGATGGACTGGAACCGGCCGGTGAAGATGTTCATCGAGACCAAGCATCCGGTGCGCTACGGCGGCCTGGTCGAGAGCAAGGTGCTGGCCCTGCTGCACCGCTACGGCATCGCCTCGCCGGCGTCGGCGGACATGGCGCGCGCGGTCGTGATGTCGTTCTCCGCAGGTGCGGTGTGGCGCATCCGGCGTGCGGCCCCGATGCTGCCGACCGTTCTGTTGGGCGAGACGTCGCGCTACCTGGGCGGCGGCGCGGCCACCACGGTCGGAGCCACCGCCGTCGGCCCGTCGATCGCGACGCTGCGCGAGCACCCCGAACTCGTCGACCGCGCCGCCGCGCAGGGGCGGGCGCTGTACTGCTGGACCGTCGACCACTACGAGGACGTCCAGTACTGCGCAGACCTCGGCGTGGCCTGGATAGCGACCAACCATCCCGGCCGCACGAAGGCCTGGTTGCAGAACGGTCTGACCGGAGCGGGCCGGGACTAG
- a CDS encoding DUF4328 domain-containing protein, with protein MIQVCSQCGTRWNVRDRQRVWCPRCRGTLLAPSGPAPAQGWGQRPAARPPAGYRWVAVRPGAPPRPRRVRRELGPTPRYQSIPRWGLVEHFDAPAEQTAERTGPSANAVRALLLVTMAALGAAAFVHVVRYILLIVNRTVLLPPWLAAAATWGGVAVSVVAVFTVVASALMLTNWLIARRAAAYAHRGHQDPRSAASLRLGCLVPVANLLWAPVYVIELADTEARLRWLHRSILLWWVVWVVSTAVSIFSIATSFTTDPQGIADNTVVTIVAYLFGLAALVLVQRVFDGFEQQPVSRPSHRWVVVGAPQDGEVDDTQPARAVETDGQNPAA; from the coding sequence ATGATCCAGGTGTGTTCCCAGTGCGGGACCCGATGGAACGTGCGGGACCGGCAACGGGTGTGGTGCCCGCGTTGCCGCGGCACGCTCCTCGCGCCGTCGGGTCCTGCCCCGGCACAGGGCTGGGGTCAGCGGCCCGCGGCGCGGCCGCCCGCCGGCTACCGGTGGGTCGCGGTGCGGCCCGGCGCGCCCCCGCGGCCCAGACGCGTCCGACGGGAACTCGGGCCGACGCCGCGGTACCAGAGCATCCCCCGCTGGGGTCTGGTCGAACACTTCGACGCTCCCGCCGAACAGACCGCGGAACGCACGGGGCCCTCGGCGAACGCCGTGCGCGCGCTGCTGCTCGTCACGATGGCGGCGCTGGGGGCGGCGGCCTTCGTCCACGTCGTGCGCTACATCCTGCTGATCGTCAACCGCACGGTCCTGCTCCCGCCGTGGCTCGCCGCGGCAGCGACCTGGGGTGGAGTGGCGGTCAGCGTCGTCGCGGTGTTCACCGTCGTGGCCAGCGCCCTGATGCTGACGAACTGGCTGATCGCGCGCCGCGCCGCGGCGTATGCCCACCGTGGGCACCAGGACCCCCGATCGGCCGCGTCGCTGCGGCTCGGCTGCCTGGTACCGGTGGCCAACCTTCTGTGGGCGCCGGTCTATGTCATCGAACTCGCCGACACCGAGGCCCGGCTGAGGTGGCTGCACCGCTCGATCCTGCTGTGGTGGGTCGTCTGGGTCGTCAGCACCGCGGTGTCGATCTTCTCGATCGCGACCAGTTTCACCACCGACCCGCAGGGGATCGCCGACAACACCGTCGTCACGATCGTGGCGTACCTGTTCGGTCTCGCCGCGCTGGTGCTGGTCCAGCGGGTGTTCGACGGATTCGAACAGCAGCCGGTGTCCCGGCCGTCGCACCGCTGGGTGGTCGTCGGCGCTCCGCAGGACGGCGAAGTCGACGACACGCAACCCGCGCGTGCAGTTGAGACAGACGGGCAGAACCCGGCAGCATAG
- a CDS encoding rhodanese-like domain-containing protein, producing MDDPDVPQAAISDVPSTFGDGVVLLDVREDDEWQRGHAPQARHIPMGDVPARLAELDADAELYVVCHVGGRSQRVAQYLARNGFRPVNVTGGMLAWAGAGRPVVTDAGNVGTV from the coding sequence ATGGATGACCCCGACGTGCCGCAGGCGGCGATCAGCGACGTTCCGTCGACATTCGGTGACGGCGTCGTACTCCTGGACGTCCGTGAAGACGACGAATGGCAGCGCGGCCACGCGCCCCAGGCCCGCCACATCCCGATGGGCGACGTCCCCGCCCGCCTCGCCGAACTGGACGCCGACGCCGAGTTGTACGTCGTCTGTCACGTGGGAGGCCGGTCGCAGCGCGTCGCGCAGTACCTCGCCCGGAACGGATTCCGTCCCGTCAACGTGACCGGCGGCATGCTCGCCTGGGCGGGCGCCGGCCGCCCGGTGGTGACCGACGCCGGAAACGTCGGAACGGTCTGA
- a CDS encoding S26 family signal peptidase has product MRPTLEPGDGLIALRGGRPKEGQLRVFPDPTLATRFLVKRVGRVRRSSCGATFEALSDNARAPGVVDSRQFGWVPAARSYRVIWTVPGARK; this is encoded by the coding sequence ATGCGCCCCACCCTGGAGCCGGGTGACGGTCTGATCGCGCTGCGGGGCGGACGGCCGAAAGAAGGCCAGCTGCGGGTGTTTCCGGACCCGACGCTCGCGACGCGCTTTCTGGTCAAGCGGGTCGGGCGGGTGCGTCGATCTTCTTGCGGCGCAACGTTCGAGGCGCTGTCGGACAATGCCCGGGCGCCGGGCGTCGTCGACTCGAGACAGTTCGGTTGGGTGCCGGCGGCGCGTTCGTACCGGGTGATCTGGACGGTGCCGGGAGCCCGGAAGTGA
- the sodN gene encoding superoxide dismutase, Ni → MLHRLFNSVFSEATPAHAHCDLFCGVYDPAQAKIEAMSCLKTIKKYHESDDEHFKTRAIIIKERQAEEVKHHLTVLWADFFTPEHFEQFPNLHQLFWQGVKGAGDVKKSLDPAVAENVLKIIDEIADIFWQTDKGKQMGVYPPS, encoded by the coding sequence ATGCTGCATCGACTCTTCAACTCCGTCTTTTCCGAAGCGACCCCCGCCCACGCACACTGCGACCTGTTCTGCGGTGTCTACGATCCCGCGCAGGCCAAGATCGAAGCGATGTCCTGCCTCAAGACGATCAAGAAGTACCACGAGTCCGACGACGAGCACTTCAAGACGCGGGCGATCATCATCAAGGAGCGCCAGGCCGAAGAGGTCAAGCACCACCTGACCGTGCTGTGGGCCGACTTCTTCACCCCCGAGCACTTCGAGCAGTTCCCGAACCTGCACCAGCTGTTCTGGCAGGGCGTCAAGGGAGCCGGCGACGTCAAGAAGTCGCTCGATCCCGCGGTGGCCGAGAACGTCCTCAAGATCATCGACGAGATCGCCGACATCTTCTGGCAGACCGACAAGGGCAAGCAGATGGGCGTCTACCCGCCGTCCTGA
- a CDS encoding helix-turn-helix domain-containing protein, whose product MSNTFAARLNRLFDTVYPPGRGPHTSAEVIAALKAEGVTMSAPYLSQLRSGNRTNPSVATMAALANFFRIKPAYFTDDEYYEKLDKELTLLAGMRDEGVRRIAARTVGLSAEAKQDIVQKVDELRRRENLDD is encoded by the coding sequence ATGAGCAACACGTTTGCCGCTCGCCTCAATCGCCTGTTCGACACCGTCTACCCGCCCGGACGTGGGCCTCATACCTCCGCTGAGGTGATCGCAGCACTGAAGGCGGAGGGGGTGACCATGTCCGCGCCGTACCTGTCGCAGCTGCGTTCCGGCAACCGAACCAACCCGTCCGTGGCAACGATGGCGGCGCTTGCCAACTTCTTCCGCATCAAGCCCGCGTACTTCACCGACGACGAGTACTACGAGAAGCTCGACAAGGAGCTCACGCTGCTCGCCGGGATGCGTGACGAGGGCGTTCGCCGGATTGCGGCGCGCACGGTCGGGCTGTCCGCGGAGGCCAAGCAGGACATCGTCCAGAAGGTCGACGAACTCCGCCGTCGCGAGAACCTGGACGATTAG
- a CDS encoding ImmA/IrrE family metallo-endopeptidase codes for MPASRSVTRAVSEVLDLAPRQGEVSLPRLVEAVSESRGRPIELTTAELPPGVCGQWRQYTDRDVFLIQQGLPAWDRTLAHELGHLVLGHEGIPVVQAAIESTELASSDLIGYMLNQRTGCMGPSGEDAEQEAEDFAALLIYRLGRLPSDRSSIVQVRLGEAFG; via the coding sequence ATGCCTGCGAGCCGCAGCGTGACACGTGCGGTCAGTGAAGTACTCGACCTTGCTCCGCGTCAGGGAGAGGTCTCCCTGCCAAGGCTGGTCGAGGCCGTCAGCGAGAGCCGGGGCAGACCGATCGAACTGACGACCGCCGAGTTGCCGCCGGGTGTGTGCGGCCAGTGGCGGCAGTACACCGATCGGGACGTGTTCCTGATCCAGCAGGGACTGCCGGCCTGGGACCGCACGCTCGCCCACGAACTCGGCCATCTCGTTCTCGGCCACGAGGGGATTCCCGTCGTGCAGGCCGCGATCGAGAGCACCGAGCTCGCGAGCTCGGATCTGATCGGCTACATGCTCAACCAGCGCACCGGTTGCATGGGACCCAGCGGTGAGGACGCCGAACAGGAGGCCGAGGACTTCGCCGCCCTGCTCATCTACCGGCTGGGACGGCTGCCGTCCGATCGTTCGTCGATCGTGCAGGTCCGCCTCGGAGAGGCATTTGGTTGA
- a CDS encoding DUF6474 family protein, which yields MGLFKRRKSRATRKAEARAIKAKAKLEARLSAKNEVRRFKAEQKARNRALKAQLRAQRDSDRNALRIAETELKTVREGKLFSPGKIRRFLTIARLLAPVAVPLVYRASIAARGVIDERRADQLGVPLSQLGQFSGHGAQLSARIAGAEQSLRLLAEKRAKDQETAQFVRAITDRLSDLAAAVAAAENMPSARRRAAHSAITEQLDGIDADLMARLGVV from the coding sequence ATGGGTCTGTTCAAGCGACGCAAATCCCGCGCGACCCGCAAGGCGGAAGCCCGCGCGATCAAGGCCAAGGCGAAGCTCGAAGCCCGACTGTCGGCCAAGAACGAGGTTCGCAGGTTCAAGGCGGAGCAGAAGGCCCGCAACCGGGCGCTCAAAGCCCAGCTGCGGGCGCAACGGGACAGCGACCGCAACGCCCTGCGCATCGCCGAGACCGAGCTGAAGACGGTCCGCGAGGGAAAGCTGTTCTCCCCCGGCAAAATTCGGCGGTTCCTGACGATCGCGCGCCTGCTGGCGCCTGTCGCGGTCCCGCTCGTGTACCGGGCGTCGATCGCGGCGCGCGGCGTGATCGACGAGCGTCGCGCCGATCAGCTCGGCGTCCCGCTGAGCCAGCTCGGCCAGTTCTCCGGGCACGGCGCCCAGCTGTCGGCCCGCATCGCCGGTGCCGAACAGTCGCTGCGACTGCTGGCCGAGAAGCGGGCCAAGGATCAAGAAACCGCACAGTTCGTCCGCGCGATCACCGACCGGCTCAGCGATCTGGCCGCCGCGGTCGCCGCCGCCGAGAACATGCCGTCTGCCCGCCGCCGGGCCGCGCATTCGGCGATCACCGAGCAACTCGACGGAATCGACGCCGACCTGATGGCCCGCCTGGGCGTGGTCTGA
- a CDS encoding copper resistance CopC family protein, with protein sequence MTALRRATHAFLLVAVMLGLSATLVPTGTASAHATRVASDPAENAELARPPARVSATFNEPMQALFAAMTVVGPDGALWSDGDVAVDGTVIGVALRPGGPAGEYTVNYRATSADGHVVTGSWSFRVLTAAGPAPATAAPVPAEADGADGTDGVPAWPFVAAVTVIVAAGALWAVRRRS encoded by the coding sequence ATGACTGCACTCCGGCGTGCGACGCACGCCTTCCTCCTCGTCGCGGTGATGCTCGGCCTCTCCGCGACGCTCGTCCCGACCGGAACCGCATCGGCGCACGCGACCCGCGTCGCCAGCGATCCCGCGGAGAACGCCGAGCTGGCCCGACCACCCGCGCGGGTCTCCGCGACCTTCAACGAACCGATGCAGGCGCTGTTCGCCGCCATGACCGTGGTGGGTCCCGACGGGGCCCTGTGGTCCGACGGTGACGTCGCCGTCGACGGCACGGTGATCGGTGTCGCGTTGCGGCCCGGCGGTCCGGCCGGCGAGTACACCGTGAACTACCGTGCGACCTCCGCGGACGGACACGTCGTGACCGGTTCCTGGAGCTTCCGGGTGCTCACCGCAGCCGGCCCGGCCCCGGCCACGGCGGCCCCTGTGCCGGCCGAAGCAGACGGCGCCGACGGAACCGACGGCGTGCCGGCCTGGCCGTTCGTCGCGGCGGTCACGGTGATCGTGGCTGCCGGCGCGCTGTGGGCGGTACGGCGCCGGTCGTGA
- a CDS encoding CopD family protein, which yields MTHRRAVAGGVLVTVAACVMAWGLAYPASPLGPAVMRAVADAAAVATLGLVVVPLLDGPRYRAELSRRAWLPLVVASATWVVAEVVRLTITAAGAAGTGATSLGLRTAVEFATRTAPGRAGLLTILAAALVCALAVLRIGSVPTVVASAGAAAVGIVGHPLTGHLADSPFGGVAIAVHALAAAVWCGVLAAVVLTVDHRGQWARILPRFSRLSFGCVAALLAGGVVGGVAMLTSAADLYATGYGRVLTAKIALTVVLVVLAWRNRRIWLPAARTHRSSAVLSRSRAHVEVALMAAALAAAATLSVTG from the coding sequence GTGACGCACCGTCGCGCGGTGGCGGGCGGTGTGCTCGTCACCGTCGCGGCGTGCGTCATGGCGTGGGGCCTGGCGTATCCGGCGAGCCCTCTCGGACCCGCGGTGATGCGTGCGGTCGCCGACGCCGCCGCGGTCGCCACCCTCGGACTGGTCGTCGTCCCGCTGCTCGACGGTCCGCGCTACCGCGCCGAACTCTCCCGACGGGCGTGGCTGCCGCTCGTGGTCGCGTCGGCGACGTGGGTGGTGGCCGAGGTGGTGCGACTGACGATCACCGCCGCGGGCGCCGCCGGGACCGGGGCGACCAGCCTGGGGCTGCGCACCGCCGTCGAGTTCGCCACCCGGACCGCGCCCGGCCGCGCGGGCCTGCTGACGATCCTGGCCGCGGCGCTGGTGTGCGCGCTGGCCGTCCTGCGGATCGGTTCCGTCCCGACGGTCGTGGCGTCGGCGGGTGCGGCGGCGGTGGGGATCGTCGGGCACCCGTTGACCGGGCACCTCGCCGACAGCCCGTTCGGCGGCGTCGCGATCGCCGTGCACGCGCTGGCCGCGGCCGTGTGGTGCGGTGTGCTGGCCGCGGTGGTGCTCACCGTCGACCATCGCGGCCAGTGGGCCCGGATCCTGCCCCGGTTCTCCCGGCTGTCGTTCGGCTGTGTCGCCGCGCTGCTGGCGGGCGGGGTGGTCGGCGGGGTCGCGATGCTCACGTCTGCGGCGGATCTCTACGCGACCGGTTACGGGAGGGTGCTGACCGCGAAGATCGCCCTCACCGTCGTCCTGGTCGTGCTGGCCTGGCGCAATCGCCGGATCTGGTTGCCCGCGGCCCGCACGCACCGCAGTTCGGCGGTGCTCTCGCGGTCGCGCGCCCATGTCGAGGTGGCGTTGATGGCGGCCGCTCTGGCCGCCGCGGCGACGCTGTCGGTCACCGGCTGA